A genome region from Maylandia zebra isolate NMK-2024a linkage group LG6, Mzebra_GT3a, whole genome shotgun sequence includes the following:
- the micall2b gene encoding MICAL-like protein 2 isoform X2: MAAVKALQQWCRIQCEGYRDVSITNMTTSFRDGLAFCALIHKHRPDLIKFDSLKKDDVYENNKLAFSVAEEQLGIPALLDAEDMVALKIPDRLSILTYVSQYYNYFHGRSPIGGMAGIKRPADGPSDEPSGKKNQAVTSKVFPSSKPARENSPPPSSNITKPLPSPNQNKTSTQEVVVGKSQAGTLSSTCASCHKHVHLVQRHLVDGKLYHRNCAKLLSSANTSTPLQDLTPNSYVSKFTPLKDSSKHSTPAPTYTSSSLSPSQVSEKPTTPKSTSASPAPWATSSNSSARPTASRDTTTTVTPSINTRPAETPRPSATAAKTLQSKLKFFQEDNTAKVEEKKTSTFNVDINKGQSIGGKAQQATAGKAVTVVINVGGTGKKEVNESLDKGGNTAKTTGTGWKVKQEDESNKSKASAAAFISKKLSEENNNNNKKQSWATTVLNKTEKSQPKVETPKKEKEGVGGKVKLKVNPSILSDLQFEDTTNSSESPGSQSGLKAKTADRAPSKTGSTLPNTSVKETETPADWRSKLKPVSKETKPAGPSTKPGSNEAPKTSEISARPSSQFPSLSISVTPPRSKGLQEGLKGQTKNGTKSETKKMKPDYIPKEDITKELEEIEQNLNELEKRGVDLEVKLRKCEEEGDDDTLTDELMVEWFGLIRNKQLAMRRESELVYIGRTQELEEEQPTVEQELRRLMEKPEHLKTSWDRKKEQELMKKLVAIVNDRNAIVDGLDEDRLREEEEDEQLNKMMLDFNIKKEKEKPKKEKSKSPMSKLFGWGNKKEA, from the exons GCGTTCAGTGTTGCAGAAGAACAACTGGGAATTCCAGCGCTGCTGGATGCAGAAGACATGGTGGCACTTAAGATTCCTGACCGCCTCAGCATCCTGACTTATGTCTCCCAATACTACAACTACTTCCACGGACGCTCCCCGA TCGGTGGAATGGCGGGTATAAAGCGTCCAGCCGACGGCCCCAGCGATGAGCCGTCAGGGAAGAAGAACCAGGCTGTGACGTCTAAGGTGTTTCCCTCTTCTAAGCCTGCCAGAGAGAACAGCCCTCCCCCATCCTCCAACATCACAAAGCCACTTCCTTccccaaatcaaaacaaaacttcAACACAG GAGGTTGTGGTTGGAAAATCTCAGGCAGGCACCCTGAGTAGCACATGTGCATCCTGTCATAAGCACGTTCACCTGGTGCAGCGACATCTAGTGGATGGGAAGCTTTATCACAGGAACTGTGCAAA gttgctgtcatctgcaaacacaaGCACACCTCTTCAAGATTTGACCCCAAACTCCTATGTTTCCAAATTCACTCCTCTTAAAGACTCGAGTAAACACAGTACACCTGCTCCTACTTACACATCCTCCAGTCTGAGTCCTTCACAGGTGTCGGAGAAACCCACCACTCCCAAGTCCACTTCTGCGTCCCCAGCCCCCTGGGCTACATCATCTAACTCTTCGGCCAGACCCACAGCTTCACGTGACACTACTACCACTGTGACCCCATCTATCAACACCAGGCCGGCTGAAACTCCTCGACCCTCGGCAACCGCTGCCAAGACACTCCAGTCCAAGCTCAAGTTCTTCCAGGAAGATAACACGGCAAAGGTGGAGGAGAAAAAGACTTCAACCTTCAATGTGGACATAAACAAAGGCCAGAGTATTGGTGGTAAGGCACAACAGGCCACGGCAGGGAAAGCTGTTACTGTGGTCATAAATGTGGGTGGTACTGGAAAAAAAGAGGTAAATGAAAGTTTGGACAAAGGTGGGAATACAGCTAAAACAACTGGCACTGGCTGGAAGGTGAAACAGGAAGACGAGAGTAATAAGTCAAAAGCATCAGCAGCAGCCTTCATCTCCAAAAAACTGTCTGaggaaaacaacaataacaacaaaaagcaaTCGTGGGCGACTACAGTACTAAATAAAACTGAGAA ATCTCAACCTAAAGTCGAGACACCAAAGAAGGAGAAAGAGGGAGTTGGAGGGAAGGTGAAGCTGAAAGTGAACCCATCGATCCTGTCTGACCTGCAGTTTGAAGACACCACGAACTCTTCTGAGAGCCCGGGCAGTCAGAGCGGGCTCAAGGCCAAGACTGCAGACAGGGCACCCTCGAAGACGGGCAGTACATTACCCAACACATCAG TGAAGGAGACTGAGACTCCTGCAGACTGGAGGTCGAAGCTCAAGCCCGTCTCCAAAGAAACCAA GCCTGCTGGCCCTTCCACTAAACCAGGGTCTAATGAGGCTCCGAAGACCTCAGAGATTTCTGCGAGGCCTTCCTCTCAGTTTCCCAGCCTGAGTATTTCTGTCACTCCACCGAGATCAAAGG gattaCAGGAGGGTCTGAAAGGGCAAACAAAGAATGGCACCAAGTCAGAGACAAAGAAG ATGAAGCCAGACTACATTCCCAAAGAGGACATCACGAAGGAGCTTGAGGAGATTGAACAGAATTTAAACGAGCTGGAAAAGAGGGGAGTCGATCTGGAGGTGAAGCTGCGCAAATGCGAAGAAG AGGGTGACGATGACACTCTCACGGACGAGCTCATGGTTGAGTGGTTTGGTCTGATCAGGAACAAACAGTTGGCCATGCGTCGGGAGTCTGAACTGGTCTACAT TGGAAGAACCCAGGAGCTGGAGGAAGAGCAGCCCACTGTTGAGCAAGAGCTCAGGAGGCTGATGGAAAAACCAG aacaTCTGAAAACATCCTGGGACAGGAAGAAAGAACAGGAGCTGATGAAGAAACTGGTGGCGATTGTCAACGATAGAAACGCTATCGTGGATGGTCTGGATGAGGACAGACTCAG ggaggaagaggaggacgagCAGCTAAACAAGATGATGCTGGATTTCA ACATtaagaaggaaaaggaaaaaccaAAGAAGGAAAAGTCAAAGTCTCCGATGTCCAAACTGTTCGGCTGGGGAAACAAGAAGGAAGCGTGA
- the micall2b gene encoding MICAL-like protein 2 isoform X1: protein MAAVKALQQWCRIQCEGYRDVSITNMTTSFRDGLAFCALIHKHRPDLIKFDSLKKDDVYENNKLAFSVAEEQLGIPALLDAEDMVALKIPDRLSILTYVSQYYNYFHGRSPIGGMAGIKRPADGPSDEPSGKKNQAVTSKVFPSSKPARENSPPPSSNITKPLPSPNQNKTSTQEVVVGKSQAGTLSSTCASCHKHVHLVQRHLVDGKLYHRNCAKLLSSANTSTPLQDLTPNSYVSKFTPLKDSSKHSTPAPTYTSSSLSPSQVSEKPTTPKSTSASPAPWATSSNSSARPTASRDTTTTVTPSINTRPAETPRPSATAAKTLQSKLKFFQEDNTAKVEEKKTSTFNVDINKGQSIGGKAQQATAGKAVTVVINVGGTGKKEVNESLDKGGNTAKTTGTGWKVKQEDESNKSKASAAAFISKKLSEENNNNNKKQSWATTVLNKTEKSQPKVETPKKEKEGVGGKVKLKVNPSILSDLQFEDTTNSSESPGSQSGLKAKTADRAPSKTGSTLPNTSAVKETETPADWRSKLKPVSKETKPAGPSTKPGSNEAPKTSEISARPSSQFPSLSISVTPPRSKGLQEGLKGQTKNGTKSETKKMKPDYIPKEDITKELEEIEQNLNELEKRGVDLEVKLRKCEEEGDDDTLTDELMVEWFGLIRNKQLAMRRESELVYIGRTQELEEEQPTVEQELRRLMEKPEHLKTSWDRKKEQELMKKLVAIVNDRNAIVDGLDEDRLREEEEDEQLNKMMLDFNIKKEKEKPKKEKSKSPMSKLFGWGNKKEA from the exons GCGTTCAGTGTTGCAGAAGAACAACTGGGAATTCCAGCGCTGCTGGATGCAGAAGACATGGTGGCACTTAAGATTCCTGACCGCCTCAGCATCCTGACTTATGTCTCCCAATACTACAACTACTTCCACGGACGCTCCCCGA TCGGTGGAATGGCGGGTATAAAGCGTCCAGCCGACGGCCCCAGCGATGAGCCGTCAGGGAAGAAGAACCAGGCTGTGACGTCTAAGGTGTTTCCCTCTTCTAAGCCTGCCAGAGAGAACAGCCCTCCCCCATCCTCCAACATCACAAAGCCACTTCCTTccccaaatcaaaacaaaacttcAACACAG GAGGTTGTGGTTGGAAAATCTCAGGCAGGCACCCTGAGTAGCACATGTGCATCCTGTCATAAGCACGTTCACCTGGTGCAGCGACATCTAGTGGATGGGAAGCTTTATCACAGGAACTGTGCAAA gttgctgtcatctgcaaacacaaGCACACCTCTTCAAGATTTGACCCCAAACTCCTATGTTTCCAAATTCACTCCTCTTAAAGACTCGAGTAAACACAGTACACCTGCTCCTACTTACACATCCTCCAGTCTGAGTCCTTCACAGGTGTCGGAGAAACCCACCACTCCCAAGTCCACTTCTGCGTCCCCAGCCCCCTGGGCTACATCATCTAACTCTTCGGCCAGACCCACAGCTTCACGTGACACTACTACCACTGTGACCCCATCTATCAACACCAGGCCGGCTGAAACTCCTCGACCCTCGGCAACCGCTGCCAAGACACTCCAGTCCAAGCTCAAGTTCTTCCAGGAAGATAACACGGCAAAGGTGGAGGAGAAAAAGACTTCAACCTTCAATGTGGACATAAACAAAGGCCAGAGTATTGGTGGTAAGGCACAACAGGCCACGGCAGGGAAAGCTGTTACTGTGGTCATAAATGTGGGTGGTACTGGAAAAAAAGAGGTAAATGAAAGTTTGGACAAAGGTGGGAATACAGCTAAAACAACTGGCACTGGCTGGAAGGTGAAACAGGAAGACGAGAGTAATAAGTCAAAAGCATCAGCAGCAGCCTTCATCTCCAAAAAACTGTCTGaggaaaacaacaataacaacaaaaagcaaTCGTGGGCGACTACAGTACTAAATAAAACTGAGAA ATCTCAACCTAAAGTCGAGACACCAAAGAAGGAGAAAGAGGGAGTTGGAGGGAAGGTGAAGCTGAAAGTGAACCCATCGATCCTGTCTGACCTGCAGTTTGAAGACACCACGAACTCTTCTGAGAGCCCGGGCAGTCAGAGCGGGCTCAAGGCCAAGACTGCAGACAGGGCACCCTCGAAGACGGGCAGTACATTACCCAACACATCAG CAGTGAAGGAGACTGAGACTCCTGCAGACTGGAGGTCGAAGCTCAAGCCCGTCTCCAAAGAAACCAA GCCTGCTGGCCCTTCCACTAAACCAGGGTCTAATGAGGCTCCGAAGACCTCAGAGATTTCTGCGAGGCCTTCCTCTCAGTTTCCCAGCCTGAGTATTTCTGTCACTCCACCGAGATCAAAGG gattaCAGGAGGGTCTGAAAGGGCAAACAAAGAATGGCACCAAGTCAGAGACAAAGAAG ATGAAGCCAGACTACATTCCCAAAGAGGACATCACGAAGGAGCTTGAGGAGATTGAACAGAATTTAAACGAGCTGGAAAAGAGGGGAGTCGATCTGGAGGTGAAGCTGCGCAAATGCGAAGAAG AGGGTGACGATGACACTCTCACGGACGAGCTCATGGTTGAGTGGTTTGGTCTGATCAGGAACAAACAGTTGGCCATGCGTCGGGAGTCTGAACTGGTCTACAT TGGAAGAACCCAGGAGCTGGAGGAAGAGCAGCCCACTGTTGAGCAAGAGCTCAGGAGGCTGATGGAAAAACCAG aacaTCTGAAAACATCCTGGGACAGGAAGAAAGAACAGGAGCTGATGAAGAAACTGGTGGCGATTGTCAACGATAGAAACGCTATCGTGGATGGTCTGGATGAGGACAGACTCAG ggaggaagaggaggacgagCAGCTAAACAAGATGATGCTGGATTTCA ACATtaagaaggaaaaggaaaaaccaAAGAAGGAAAAGTCAAAGTCTCCGATGTCCAAACTGTTCGGCTGGGGAAACAAGAAGGAAGCGTGA